A genomic region of Ochotona princeps isolate mOchPri1 chromosome 17, mOchPri1.hap1, whole genome shotgun sequence contains the following coding sequences:
- the LOC101518842 gene encoding signal transducer and activator of transcription 5B isoform X2 has protein sequence MELVRCIRHILYNEQRLVREANNGSSPAGSLADAMSQKHLQINQTFEELRLVTQDTENELKKLQQTQEYFIIQYQESLRIQAQFTQLAQLNPQERLSRETALQQKQVSLEAWLQREAQTLQQYRVELAEKHQKTLQLLRKQQTIILDDELIQWKRRQQLAGNGGPPEGSLDVLQSWCEKLAEIIWQNRQQIRRAEHLCQQLPIPGPVEEMLAEVNATITDIISALVTSTFIIEKQPPQVLKTQTKFAATVRLLVGGKLNVHMNPPQVKATIISEQQAKSLLKNENTRNEYSGEILNNCCVMEYHQATGTLSAHFRNMSLKRIKRSDRRGAESVTEEKFTILFESQFSVGGNELVFQVKTLSLPVVVIVHGSQDNNATATVLWDNAFAEPGRVPFAVPDKVLWPQLCEALNMKFKAEVQSNRGLTKENLVFLAQKLFNSSSSHLEDYSSMSVSWSQFNRENLPGRNYTFWQWFDGVMEVLKKHLKPHWNDGAILGFVNKQQAHDLLINKPDGTFLLRFSDSEIGGITIAWKFDSQERMFWNLMPFTTRDFSIRSLADRLGDLSYLIYVFPDRPKDEVYSKYYTPVPCEPATAKAVDGYVKPQIKQVVPEFVNASGEAGANATYMDQAPSPAVCPQTHYNMYPQNPDSVLDTDGDFDLEDTMDVARRVEELLGRPMDSQWIPHAQS, from the exons ATGGAGCTGGTACGCTGCATCCGGCACATTCTGTACAACGAGCAGAGGCTGGTCCGGGAGGCCAACAAC GGTAGTTCTCCAGCTGGAAGTCTTGCTGACGCCATGTCCCAGAAGCACCTGCAAATCAACCAGACATTTGAGGAGCTGCGGCTGGTCACACAGGACACGGAGAACGAGCTGAAGAAACTGCAGCAGACTCAGGAGTACTTCATCATCCAGTACCAAGAGAGCCTGAGGATCCAAG CTCAGTTTACTCAGCTGGCCCAGCTGAACCCCCAGGAGCGACTGAGCAGGGAAACGGCCCTGCAGCAGAAGCAGGTGTCCCTGGAGGCCTGGCTGCAGCGCGAGGCCCAGACCCTGCAGCAGTACCGCGTG gagctggctgagaagcATCAGAAGACCCTGCAGCTGCTGCGGAAGCAGCAGACCATCATTCTGGACGATGAGCTGATCCAGTGGAAGCGGCGGCAGCAGCTGGCCGGCAATGGTGGGCCCCCCGAGGGCAGCCTGGACGTGCTGCAGTCCTG GTGTGAGAAGCTGGCCGAGATCATCTGGCAGAACCGGCAGCAGATCCGCCGAGCCGAGCACCTGTGCCAGCAGCTGCCCATCCCCGGCCCTGTGGAGGAGATGTTGGCCGAGGTCAATGCTACCATCACAGACATCATCTCAGCCCTGGTGACCAG CACCTTCATCATTGAGAAGCAGCCCCCTCAGGTCCTGAAGACCCAGACCAAGTTTGCAGCCACCGTGCGCCTGCTGGTGGGCGGGAAGCTGAACGTGCACATGAACCCCCCGCAGGTGAAGGCCACCATCATCAGTGAGCAGCAGGCCAAGTCCCTGCTCAAGAACGAGAACACCCGCAA CGAGTACAGCGGCGAGATCCTCAACAACTGCTGTGTCATGGAATACCACCAAGCCACAGGCACCCTCAGTGCCCACTTCAGGAACATG TCCCTGAAGCGCATCAAGAGGTCTGACCGTCGTGGAGCAGAGTCTGTTACCGAAGAAAAATTTACCATCCTGTTCGAATCACAGTTCAGTGTTGGTGGAAATGAACTGGTTTTTCAAGTCAAG ACCCTGTCGCTCCCTGTGGTGGTGATTGTGCACGGCAGCCAGGACAACAACGCGACAGCCACCGTTCTTTGGGACAATGCTTTCGCGGAGCCT ggCAGGGTGCCATTCGCTGTGCCCGACAAAGTACTGTGGCCGCAGCTGTGCGAGGCCCTCAACATGAAGTTCAAGGCTGAGGTACAGAGCAACCGGGGCCTGACCAAGGAGAACCTGGTGTTCCTGGCGCAGAAGCtcttcaacagcagcagcagccacctggAGGACTACAGCAGCATGTCCGTGTCCTGGTCCCAGTTCAACAGG GAGAACTTGCCAGGACGGAATTACACCTTCTGGCAGTGGTTTGACGGAGTGATGGAAGTGCTAAAAAAGCATCTCAAGCCTCACTGGAATGATGG GGCAATTTTGGGCTTCGTAAACAAGCAGCAGGCCCATGACCTGCTCATCAACAAGCCTGACGGGACCTTCCTCCTGAGGTTCAGTGACTCAGAAATCGGCGGCATCACCATCGCCTGGAAGTTCGATTCCC AGGAAAGAATGTTTTGGAATCTGATGCCGTTTACCACCAGAGATTTCTCCATCCGGTCCCTGGCTGACCGACTGGGAGACTTGAGTTACCTTATATATGTGTTTCCTGATCGACCAAAAGATGAAGTGTACTCCAAGTATTACACACCGGTTCCTTGCGAGCCTGCCACTG CCAAGGCCGTGGACGGGTACGTGAAGCCACAGATCAAGCAAGTGGTCCCTGA GTTTGTGAATGCATCTGGAGAGGCAGGGGCCAACGCCACCTACATGGACCAGGCCCCCTCCCCGGCTGTGTGTCCCCAGACACATTACAACATGTACCCCCAGAA CCCGGACTCCGTCCTTGACACTGATGGCGACTTTGACCTGGAAGACACAATGGATGTGGCACGCCGAGTAGAGGAACTGCTGGGCCGCCCCATGGACAGCCAGTGGATTCCTCACGCACAGTCgtga
- the GHDC gene encoding GH3 domain-containing protein, translated as MLLWLLLPLSLLLLLLLLLPPATLVQRGSQKSSLSWLADLQYRVARSGLGWAAAWHQRRLEQSTLHVSQSQQQALTWCLQGVQGPRWPFPGSTDVNTFRNHLPLTQANQAQEEEHGGQLLSPPPKQCCGGISLQATLLGLRALDKAYPGVLAPGSTACVTPMSPWPSTLPWPGHALGLPSTPATKDSQALLLEALRSPELRVLEASTATELLDVFLDLEADGTELAAALAAGNPGIALPGRAAALREALEQGPQGLARRLWPQLQVVVTLDAGGQAEAAAALGALWCQGLNFFSPAYVGSGGVLGLNLWPEQSPGLYLLPPGAPFIELLPVPEGVQEEAGQTIFLAEAQKGKEYELVLTDHTSLIRCRRGDVVHVAGAYNQCPVVRFTGRLGQALSVRGEDTSEHVFSEALARAVGQWPGAKLVEHGCVESSILDSCEGSAPHYEIFVELRGLRNLSEENRDKLDHCLQEVSPHYKSLRFRGSVGPARVHLVGAGTFKALRAALGACPSSPYPPEMPRVLRHKHLAQFLQRRVVS; from the exons atgctgctgtggctgctgctgcccctgtccctcctcctcctgctcctcctgctacTGCCTCCTGCCACACTGGTGCAGCGGGGCTCCCAGAAGTCCAGCCTGTCCTGGCTTGCTGACCTCCAGTACCGAGTGGCCCGCAGCGGCCTGGGCTGGGCAGCGGCCTGGCACCAGCGGAGACTAGAACAGAGCACATTGCACGtgagccagagccagcagcaggcTCTCACCTGGTGTCTGCAGGGTGTCCAGGGTCCCCGCTGGCCCTTCCCAGGGAGCACAG ATGTGAACACCTTCCGGAATCACCTCCCTCTGACTCAGGCCAACCAGGCCCAGGAAGAAGAACATGGAGGGCagctcctgtcccctcccccaaagcAGTGTTGTGGTGGGATCTCGCTGCAG gCTACCTTGCTGGGTCTCAGGGCACTGGACAAGGCCTACCCCGGTGTACTGGCTCCAGGAAGCACAGCCTGCGTGACCCCCATGTCCCCTTGGCCCAGTACCCTCCCATGGCCAGGCCATGCCCTGGGCCTGCCTAGCACCCCTGCAACCAAGGACTCCCAAGCTTTGCTGTTGGAGGCACTAAGGTCCCCAGAGCTGAGAGTGCTGGAGGCCAGCACAGCCACTGAACTCCTGGACGTCTTCCTGGACTTGGAGGCAGACGGCACAGAGCTGGCGGCCGCCCTTGCAGCCGGGAACCCAGGCATTGCTCTCCCAGGAAGGGCAGCGGCGCTGCGTGAGGCCCTGGAGCAAGGACCCCAGGGCCTGGCCCGGCGGCTGTGGCCACAGCTGCAGGTGGTTGTGACGCTGGACGCAGGAGGCCAAGCTGAGGCTGCGGCCGCCCTTGGGGCCTTATGGTGCCAGGGGCTCAACTTCTTCTCTCCTGCTTACGTGGGCTCTGGAG GGGTGCTGGGCCTCAACCTCTGGCCAGAGCAGTCCCCAGGCCTCTACCTCCTGCCCCCTGGGGCCCCCTTCATTgagctgctcccagtcccagaggGAGTCCAGGAGGAGGCTGGCCAAACCATCTTCCTGGCTGAGGCTCAGAAGGGCAAAGAGTATGAGCTGGTACTGACTGACCACACCAGCCTCATCAG ATGTCGCCGGGGTGATGTGGTGCATGTGGCTGGGGCCTACAACCAGTGTCCAGTCGTCAGGTTCACGGGCAG gctgggccaggccctgagCGTGCGAGGGGAAGATACCAGCGAACATGTCTTCTCGGAGGCCCTGGCCCGGGCGGTGGGGCAATGGCCAGGGGCCAAACTTGTGGAGCACGGTTGTGTGGAGAGCAGCATTCTGG ACTCCTGCGAGGGCTCTGCTCCCCACTATGAGATCTTTGTGGAGCTCAGGGGACTGAGGAACCTGTCGGAGGAGAATCGGGACAAG CTCGATCACTGCCTTCAGGAAGTCTCCCCCCACTACAAGTCCCTGCGGTTCCGGGGCAGCGTGGGGCCTGCCCGAGTCCACCTGGTGGGAGCTGGGACCTTCAAAGCCCTCCGAGCAGCCCTTGGGGCCTGTCCCTCATCCCCTTACCCCCCAGAGATGCCCAGGGTCCTTAGGCACAAGCACCTGGCCCAGTTCCTGCAAAGGAGGGTGGTGTCCTGA